The DNA window CGCATAGATACCCATGTACCGTCTCGTGTGTGTTCATTGTGGTGCAGTCTATGCCCCGGACCAGATCCTGTACAACTGCAGAAGCTGTGGACACCTGCTTGCCGTCCAGTACGATCTGGACACCATCTCTGTTGACCGCAAAACCTGGAACCAGCGGCCGCTCTCTGTCTGGCGGTACCGTGAACTGCTGCCGGTGACCGGCGAGCCGGTGACGCTGCAGGAGGGGGGTACGCCGCTCTATCACCTCAAGAAACTCGGGGCAGAGATGGGGCTCCCCCACCTCTACGCCAAACACGAGGGAATGAACCCGTCCGGATCGTTCAAGGACCGGGGGATGACCGTCGGGGTCTCGATGGCCATCCAGCTTGGGATGAAGAGTGTGGCCTGCGCCAGCACAGGAAACACCTCGGCGAGTCTGGCCGTCTACGGGGCCCGGGCCGGGATCCCGGCGGTGGTTCTGCTGCCGGCCGGCAAGGTCGCGATCGGCAAGGTCGCCCAGGCCCTGATGCACGGGGCGAAAGTGATCTCGATACGGGGCAACTTTGATCGGGCTCTGGAGATGGTCCACGAACTCTGCCTGAGTGAGGGGATCTACCTGCTGAACTCGATCAACCCGTACCGGCTTGAAGGGCAGAAGACGATCGGATACGAAGTGATCGACCAGCTCGGTGAGGTGCCGGATCGGTTCGTCCTTCCTGTCGGAAACGCCGGGAATATATCAGCGGTCTATAAGGGGCTTCGAGAACTCGAATCGCTCGGGTTCATCGATCACCTCCCAAAGATGACCGGGATCCAGGCCGCAGGATCGGCCCCGGTGGTCAGGGCGATTCGAGAAGGGCTCGCCGTCGTCGAAGCTGAGATGTCTCCTGAGACGGTCGCCACGGCGATCAGAATCGGGGCCCCGGTGAATGCTGAGAAGGCGCTGGTCGCAATCCGGGAGACCGGCGGCACGGCCGAGGCGGTGACTGACGAGGAGATTCTCTGCATGCAGCGTGATCTGGCCAGGAAGGAAGGGATCGGTGTGGAGCCGGCCTCAGCCGCCTCGGTCGCAGGGATACGGAAGCTGGCTGAGCAGGGGATGCTGGATAGGGACGAAACAATCGTCTGCGTGGTGACCGGACACCTCCTCAAAGATCCGGAATCGGTGATACGACAATGCGAACCCCCGATCGAGATCGACGCGGACATGCAGTCCCTGCTCGCTGCCTTGCAGCGCTGATTGGGCTGATTGCACTGCTGCTGCTCGCTGCTGGTCAGCCTGCAGGAGCGGCAGCCGTCTTCACCATCGCAGAGAATGGTACCAGTTACACAGCCACCATCGATCTCAACCAGACCGATACCTATCCGTTCATGGAGACCGGAGTTCTTGGAGAGCAGATCCCGGCCACCGTGACCAATGTCAACCTGTACAATGATTCGGGCAATGTCACGTATCAGAAGGACCAGACCGGGATCACCTTTCAAAAGGGGAACTATACGATCTCATACCAGGGAACCCTCCGGGACGACCACATCCTCCTGGCCCTGCCTGAGGTGACCTCTGCCGATGTGCACCTGCCCACCGGGCTCGATGTCAGGAACCCGCTGATCGGCCAGTACAGTCCAGGTGGAAAGGTCAGTGTCGACGACCAGGGGCAGGTCAGTATACACTGGGACCGGACCAGTTATGTCGAGGTCAGGTACTATGATCAGACGAGGGAGTCCCTCCTCTACATGTTCGCCAATATCTGGGTCGTGGTCGCCATTGTGCTGTTGACCCCGTATCTCCTGATGCGGCGAAGAAAACTCTGATCAGAAGATCGATCGAAGAACATCATTTCGTGCCATAAAGCTCACCTTTTTTTCGTATGGCAGCGGTCACCAGCTCCCTTGAATTCCAGATCTGTCTACTGTTCTTCCTTTTCCAGGCAGACGACCCGCTCACCCCCGTCCCCCTATCGATCATCGATGGACTGCTCGCCGGTGGATTCTCTTTCACCTGCATCATCAGGGGCGAAATATTCGGGGACAGGTTTAATATCCAGCAGCACACCTTCTGTCGCGGGTGAGATTGGATGGATGGATATGCCGGCACCATACTGCATGTCGACCTGACCAGAGGTACCCTTGCATCACGGCCATACCCGGAGGATCTGCAGAGGCAGTACTTCGGGAGCCGGGGACTTGGAGTCAGACTGGTGAGCGACCTGGTCAACCCGACCACGGCCCCGCTCGGGGAAGGAAACGTGATCGTCTTTGCCACGGGTCCGCTGACCGGGTCGGGGGTTCCACTCGGGGCCAGGTACGGGGTGATCACCAAATCCCCCCTGAACGGCACACTCTGCTCCTCTGACAGCGGCGGATTCTTCGGGACCGAACTGAAACGTGCAGGGTTCGACGCAGTCGTTATATCAGGCCGGTCCCCGACCCCTGTCTATCTGTGGCTGCATGATACGGTTGCCGAACTGAAGGAAGCCTCGGCCTACTGGGGAAAGACCGTCAACGAGACCACCGACGGGCTTCTTACGGAGCTCGGAGACACCCATGCCAGGGTCTCCTGTATTGGTCCGGCCGGAGAACGATTGAGTCTGATCGCCTGTGTGATGAACGACAGGTATCGGGCCGCCGGCAGGGGCGGACCCGGGGCGGTGATGGGGTCCAAGTACCTCAAAGCCATCGTGGCCAGGGGGTCCGGGAAGATCACCACAGCCCGTCCAGAGGAGTTGAAGGGGGTGACCGCCGATATCA is part of the Methanosphaerula palustris E1-9c genome and encodes:
- a CDS encoding DUF5803 family protein — encoded protein: MRTPDRDRRGHAVPARCLAALIGLIALLLLAAGQPAGAAAVFTIAENGTSYTATIDLNQTDTYPFMETGVLGEQIPATVTNVNLYNDSGNVTYQKDQTGITFQKGNYTISYQGTLRDDHILLALPEVTSADVHLPTGLDVRNPLIGQYSPGGKVSVDDQGQVSIHWDRTSYVEVRYYDQTRESLLYMFANIWVVVAIVLLTPYLLMRRRKL
- the thrC gene encoding threonine synthase, whose translation is MYRLVCVHCGAVYAPDQILYNCRSCGHLLAVQYDLDTISVDRKTWNQRPLSVWRYRELLPVTGEPVTLQEGGTPLYHLKKLGAEMGLPHLYAKHEGMNPSGSFKDRGMTVGVSMAIQLGMKSVACASTGNTSASLAVYGARAGIPAVVLLPAGKVAIGKVAQALMHGAKVISIRGNFDRALEMVHELCLSEGIYLLNSINPYRLEGQKTIGYEVIDQLGEVPDRFVLPVGNAGNISAVYKGLRELESLGFIDHLPKMTGIQAAGSAPVVRAIREGLAVVEAEMSPETVATAIRIGAPVNAEKALVAIRETGGTAEAVTDEEILCMQRDLARKEGIGVEPASAASVAGIRKLAEQGMLDRDETIVCVVTGHLLKDPESVIRQCEPPIEIDADMQSLLAALQR